Part of the Candidatus Glassbacteria bacterium genome is shown below.
TCGATCCGGATCGGCCCGCTGGACCTGCGGACATGATATTCAGCCAGTGCGGGTAAGCCGGTCACTCTCACTTCCCCCCTTTCCTCTTTTGTTTCAGCTTGCTGATGATCTCCCTGCCCCGGGGACAGACCGCGCAGTCGTCCTGATGGCAGAGGAACGCTTCGGGGTCGGCTCTCATCATCCCGACCCCCACGTCAAGCATCTCCCGCGCGCTGGCGATCACCGAGTCGGCCCGGCCAACCTTGCCCCGTTCGAGCATCCCCCGGCGCTCCATTTCCCTGCGGACCAGCACGAACTCGGCGCTGTCGCCGGGCACCTCGCGGGGGATGTCGCTGATCACCGAACCGTCGGTGTGGCGCGCCACCACCCCAGTCTCCCAGCCCGGATAGGCCACGTCGAGAAACGGCACCTCGGCCAGCACCTCGGCCAGGTGCAGGATACTGCTGGTGCTCCAGTCGCAGCCGATATGCAGCACATACCCGTCCAGGTGAGCCAGGTGGTCCCAGGGGCTGCCGCGGCCGATATAGGAGGCGTGACGGTGCTCCTCGGCCATCTCCAGCGCTCCCGGCCCCAGGATACCGACAGAGTGGGTGGGATGGGCCGAGCGGATCACCCCCGGGTAATTGCGGAACGTCTCGGGCAGCAGACCAAGATAGGACTGGGTGACCGACAGATCGATAAGCTGGCCGCGCGGGCGAATGAACAGGGGCAGCATGATCCCGCCCCCGTCGCCCACTACCTCGCGCAGCGCCTCGATCACGCTCACCGGTCCGCCCTCGACCCAGCCGATCGCCTTGAGCGAGCTGTGTACCGCCACCCAGTGGCCACTGCCGAGCCCGAGGGCACGGAAATCGGCGACCAGCCCGGCCTTGTTAATTTTTTTATCCGGCGACATAAGCTTACCCGCAAAAAACCTGGCAATCCGTGGATTGCATTCACCCTTAGCGCAAAAGGTCAAAATACGCAAAAGGCGGTTGCAGGGCAAGTGGGTGCAGGGATATAAAAAAACCGCCGCGGCAATTTTTCATTGCCGCGGCGGCTCGTGTTTCAGCTACAGCATAAAGACGAATCGGCGGTTTAGTACATCCCGCCCATGCCGCCACCCGGAGGCATGGCCGGAGCCTTCTCATCCTCGGGCTTGTCGGTCACCATCGCCTCGGTGGTCAGCATCAGCCCGGCGATCGAGGCGGCGTTCTCGAGCGCGATGCGCACGACCTTGGTCGGGTCGATCACGCCGGCGGCGACCAGGTCCTCGATCTTGTTGGTGGCGGCGTTGTAGCCGACCGCCTTGGTCTCGTTCTTGATTTTCTCGACGATCACCGCGCCCTCGACACCGGCGTTGTTGGTGATCTGGCGCAGGGGCTCCTCGAGGGCGCGCTTGACGATATCCACGCCCACCTGCTCGTCCCCGTCACCGGCCTTGAACTTGTCCAGGACCTTGATGCAGCGCAGCAGGGCCACGCCGCCGCCGGCCACGATACCTTCCTCGACCGCGGCCTTGGTGGCGTGCAGGGCGTCCTCCACGCGGGCCTTCTTCTCCTTCATCGCCACCTCGGTGACGGCGCCCACGTTGATCACGGCCACGCCGCCGGCCAGCTTGGCCAGGCGTTCCTGGAGCTTCTCGCGGTCATAGTCGCTGGTGGTGTCATCGATCTGCTGGCGGATCTGGGCGATCCGGCCGGAGATATCGCTTTTCTTCCCGCCACCCTCGACGATGGTGGTGTTGTCCTTGTCGATGGTGATGCGCTTGGCCTTGCCCAGGTCACCGAGCACTATGTTCTCGAGTTTCAGGCCGACATCCTCGCTGATCACGCGGCCGCCGGTGAGGGTCGCGACGTCTTCGAGCATGGCCTTGCGGCGGTCACCGAAGCCGGGGGCCTTGACAGAGGCGACTTTCAGGGTGCCGCGGATCTTGTTGACCACCAGGGTGGCCAGGGCCTCGCCCTCGATGTCCTCGGCGATAATCAGCATCGGCTTGCCCTGCTGGGCCACTTTCTCCAGCACCGGCAGCAGGTCCTTCATCGTACTGATCTTCTTGTCGAAAATCAGGATGTAGGTGTCCTCGAGCAGGACTTCCATCTTGTCGCTGTCGGTGACGAAATAGGGGCTGAGATAGCCGCGGTCGAACTGCATCCCGTCGACAGTCTCCAGGAAAGTCTCGGCGGACTTGGCCTCCTCGACCGTGATCACGCCGTCCTTGCCCACCTTCTCCATCGCAGCGGCGATCAGATCGCCGATTTCCTGGTCGGTGTTGGCGCTGATCGTGCCGATCTGGCTGATCTCGAGCTTGTCCTTGCAGGGGGTGGAGAGCTTGCACAGCTCCTCGACCACCTTCTCGACCGCCTTGTCGATACCGCGCTTGATGCTCATCGCGTTGACGCCGCTGGTGACACCCTTGAGGCCGGCCTTGTAGATGACCTGGGCCAGTATGGTGGCGGTAGTGGTGCCGTCACCGGCCACGTCACTGGTCTTGGAAGCCACTTCCTTGACCATCTGGGCGCCCATGTTCTCGAACGGGTCTTCCAGTTCGATCTCCTTGGCCACGGTGACGCCGTCCTTGGTGACCGTGGGAGCGCCGAACTTTTTGTCGAGCACTACGTTGCGGCCCTTGGGGCCGAGTGTGACCTTGACCGCGTCGGTCAGTTGGTCCACACCGCGCAGCAGGCTGTTGCGGGCATCGGTGCTGAATTCAATAATTTTGGCCATAACGAAAGTCCTCCTGAACATTTCAGCGGCAGGACAGTGATCACGTCCCGGCCGCAAGCTTTGCGGTTAACTTGCTTAAGATAATCGGATTCACGAAAGAATCACCCGGCACCGGCTTCAGATGATAGCCAGTACGTCGCTCTCGCGCAGGATCAGATATTCCTTGCCGTCGATAGTGACCTCGGTGCCGGAGTATTTGCCGTAGAGCACCTTGTCGCCCTTCTTGACTTCCAAGGCGATCCGCTTGCCTTCCTCGCTCATCTTGCCCGGACCGACGGCGAAGATTTTGCCCTGCTGGGGCTTCTCCTTGGCAGTATCGGGGATAATAATGCTGCCCTTCTTCTGCTCGGTCTCTTCCAGGGGCCGAACGACCACGCGGTCAGCCAGGGGTTTGATCTTAGTAGCCATAGTGCGTACTCCGTTTCGGTTAGAGTTGAACCAGATGCAACTGCTTAACGATAACAGGGTTAAATGAAAATGTTAGCACTCGTCCCGGGTGGGTGCCAACACAGGGGATAAAAAAATTTCAACTGTCGCTGGCGGCCGACGGACATCGGCCGGAATCGGCGCAGGCGGGAGCTTGCTCCTTGGCCTTGCCCTTTCCTTTGTTTTTATAATCGGTGGCGTAGAAACCGCTGCCCTTAAACACGAACGCGACGGG
Proteins encoded:
- a CDS encoding co-chaperone GroES, translating into MATKIKPLADRVVVRPLEETEQKKGSIIIPDTAKEKPQQGKIFAVGPGKMSEEGKRIALEVKKGDKVLYGKYSGTEVTIDGKEYLILRESDVLAII
- a CDS encoding AAC(3) family N-acetyltransferase codes for the protein MSPDKKINKAGLVADFRALGLGSGHWVAVHSSLKAIGWVEGGPVSVIEALREVVGDGGGIMLPLFIRPRGQLIDLSVTQSYLGLLPETFRNYPGVIRSAHPTHSVGILGPGALEMAEEHRHASYIGRGSPWDHLAHLDGYVLHIGCDWSTSSILHLAEVLAEVPFLDVAYPGWETGVVARHTDGSVISDIPREVPGDSAEFVLVRREMERRGMLERGKVGRADSVIASAREMLDVGVGMMRADPEAFLCHQDDCAVCPRGREIISKLKQKRKGGK
- the groL gene encoding chaperonin GroEL; translation: MAKIIEFSTDARNSLLRGVDQLTDAVKVTLGPKGRNVVLDKKFGAPTVTKDGVTVAKEIELEDPFENMGAQMVKEVASKTSDVAGDGTTTATILAQVIYKAGLKGVTSGVNAMSIKRGIDKAVEKVVEELCKLSTPCKDKLEISQIGTISANTDQEIGDLIAAAMEKVGKDGVITVEEAKSAETFLETVDGMQFDRGYLSPYFVTDSDKMEVLLEDTYILIFDKKISTMKDLLPVLEKVAQQGKPMLIIAEDIEGEALATLVVNKIRGTLKVASVKAPGFGDRRKAMLEDVATLTGGRVISEDVGLKLENIVLGDLGKAKRITIDKDNTTIVEGGGKKSDISGRIAQIRQQIDDTTSDYDREKLQERLAKLAGGVAVINVGAVTEVAMKEKKARVEDALHATKAAVEEGIVAGGGVALLRCIKVLDKFKAGDGDEQVGVDIVKRALEEPLRQITNNAGVEGAVIVEKIKNETKAVGYNAATNKIEDLVAAGVIDPTKVVRIALENAASIAGLMLTTEAMVTDKPEDEKAPAMPPGGGMGGMY
- a CDS encoding zinc ribbon domain-containing protein is translated as MPIYEYQCKSCGKRFEVLQGINETPELSCDKCDGTDIQRILSPVAFVFKGSGFYATDYKNKGKGKAKEQAPACADSGRCPSAASDS